In Streptomyces sp. SN-593, a single genomic region encodes these proteins:
- a CDS encoding ribonuclease J gives MSHPHPELGPPPPLAEGGLRITPLGGLGEIGRNMTVFEYGGRLLIVDCGVLFPEEEQPGVDLILPDFSSIRDRLDDVVGVVLTHGHEDHIGAVPFLLREKEDIPLIGSKLTLALVEAKLQEHRIRPYALEVKEGDRERIGPFDCEFVAVNHSIPDALAVAIRTPAGNVVVTGDFKMDQLPLDGRLTDLPTFARLGEEGIDLLLADSTNAEVPGFVPPERDISQVLRQTFAKAEKRIIVASFASHVHRIQQVLDAAHERGRKVAFVGRSMVRNMGIARDLGYLKVPGGLIVDVKVLDDLPDEKVVLVCTGSQGEPMAALSRMANRDHQIRIVEGDTVVLASSLIPGNENAVYRVINGLTRWGANVVHKGNAKVHVSGHASAGELLYFYNICKPRNLMPIHGEWRHLRANADLGMLTGIPRDRTVIAEDGVAVDLVDGKAKIAGKVQAGYVYVDGLSVGDITETSLKDRRILGEEGIVSVFVVVDSTTGKLVGGPNIHARGSGIEDEAFAAVIPKIEEGLSRSASDGVMETRQIQQIIRRSVGKWVSDTYRRRPMILPVVVEV, from the coding sequence TTGAGTCATCCGCACCCTGAACTCGGTCCCCCGCCGCCGCTCGCCGAGGGCGGTCTGCGCATCACGCCGCTCGGCGGCCTGGGCGAGATCGGCCGCAACATGACCGTCTTCGAATACGGCGGCCGGCTGCTGATCGTCGACTGCGGCGTCCTCTTCCCCGAAGAGGAGCAGCCCGGCGTCGACCTGATCCTGCCGGACTTCAGTTCCATCCGCGACCGGTTGGACGACGTGGTCGGCGTGGTCCTCACGCACGGCCACGAGGACCACATCGGCGCCGTCCCCTTCCTGCTCCGCGAGAAGGAGGACATCCCGCTCATCGGCTCCAAGCTCACCCTCGCCCTGGTCGAGGCGAAGCTCCAGGAGCACCGCATCCGCCCCTACGCCCTGGAGGTCAAGGAGGGCGACCGGGAGCGGATCGGCCCCTTCGACTGCGAGTTCGTCGCGGTCAACCACTCCATCCCGGACGCGCTCGCGGTCGCCATCCGCACCCCGGCGGGGAACGTCGTCGTGACCGGCGACTTCAAGATGGACCAACTCCCGCTCGACGGGCGCCTGACGGACCTGCCGACCTTCGCCCGGCTCGGCGAGGAGGGCATCGACCTGCTCCTCGCCGACTCCACCAACGCCGAGGTCCCCGGCTTCGTGCCGCCCGAGCGGGACATCTCCCAGGTGCTCCGGCAGACCTTCGCCAAGGCGGAGAAGCGGATCATCGTCGCCAGCTTCGCCAGCCATGTGCACCGCATCCAGCAGGTGCTCGACGCCGCCCACGAGCGGGGCCGCAAGGTCGCCTTCGTCGGTCGCTCCATGGTCAGGAACATGGGCATCGCCCGCGACCTGGGCTACCTGAAGGTGCCCGGCGGGCTCATCGTCGACGTCAAGGTGCTCGACGACCTTCCCGACGAGAAGGTCGTGCTGGTCTGCACCGGGTCCCAGGGCGAGCCGATGGCCGCGCTGTCCCGGATGGCCAACCGCGACCACCAGATCCGCATCGTCGAGGGCGACACCGTCGTCCTGGCCTCGTCCCTCATCCCGGGCAACGAGAACGCGGTCTACCGCGTGATCAACGGGCTGACCCGCTGGGGCGCGAACGTCGTCCACAAGGGCAACGCGAAGGTCCACGTCTCCGGACACGCCTCGGCCGGCGAGCTGCTGTACTTCTACAACATCTGCAAGCCGCGCAACCTCATGCCGATCCACGGCGAGTGGCGCCACCTGCGGGCCAACGCCGATCTGGGCATGCTGACCGGCATCCCCCGGGACCGCACCGTCATCGCCGAGGACGGCGTCGCGGTCGACCTCGTCGACGGCAAGGCGAAGATCGCGGGCAAGGTCCAGGCCGGCTACGTCTACGTGGACGGCCTCTCGGTCGGCGACATCACCGAGACCTCCCTGAAGGACCGCCGGATCCTGGGCGAGGAGGGCATCGTCTCGGTCTTCGTCGTGGTGGACAGCACCACGGGCAAGCTCGTGGGCGGCCCCAACATCCACGCCAGGGGCTCGGGCATCGAGGACGAGGCGTTCGCGGCCGTCATCCCCAAGATCGAGGAGGGGCTGTCCCGTTCGGCCTCCGACGGCGTGATGGAGACCCGGCAGATCCAGCAGATCATCCGCCGGTCGGTCGGCAAGTGGGTGTCCGACACCTACCGCCGGCGCCCGATGATCCTGCCGGTGGTCGTGGAGGTCTGA